TGCCGAAGGGCTGGACGCTCGCTGATTGGGAAGCCAAGCGAGCGTCTGATCCGAAGGCGGTGGAGCGTGCGTCGAAGACATCGATGGTCGAGCACGTCCAGGCGATGCTGGATTTCCACGCGCAAGGAATCCCGACGCTCGACTACGGCAACAACATCCGCCAGATGGCGCAGGACATGGGCCTGAAGAACGCGTTCGATTTCCCGGGCTTCGTGCCTGCCTATATCCGTCCGCTGTTCTGCCGTGGCGTCGGGCCGTTCCGTTGGGCCGCGCTCTCGGGCGATCCCGAGGACATCTTCAAGACCGATGCCAAGGTCAAGGAGCTGATGCCCGACGACAAGCATCTGCACAATTGGCTCGATATGGCCCGAGAGCGCATCAAGTTCCAGGGCCTGCCGGCGCGGATCTGCTGGGTTGGCCTTGGCGATCGTCATCGCCTGGGCCTCGCCTTCAACGAGATGGTGGCGCGCGGCGAGTTGAAGGCGCCGATCGTGATCGGCCGCGATCATCTCGACAGCGGCTCGGTGGCAAGCCCCAACCGCGAGACCGAAGCGATGAAGGACGGATCGGATGCGGTGTCCGACTGGCCGCTGCTCAACGCGCTCTTGAATTGCGCCAGCGGCGCGACCTGGGTCTCGCTGCATCACGGCGGCGGCGTCGGCATCGGCTATTCGCAGCACGCAGGCATGGTGATTGTCGCCGATGGCACACCGGAGGCCGCCAGGCGGATCGAGCGCGTGCTGTGGAACGATCCGGCCTCCGGCGTCATGCGCCATGCGGATGCGGGCTACGACATCGCGATCGACTGCGCCCGTGACAAGGGGCTGGATCTGCCGAGCCTTTCCAAGTAGCGCTACGTCAGCGACGACCTTGACCCCGCGCGGGGCGTCACTGACGACACCGCAGCCATTCTCCCCGGGGGATCTTATTTCGCGCCCTGAAGCGCGGTGGTCTGCTTGGCGAGCTGCTTGTCGAATTCCTCCGACAGGCCCGTAGCGTAGGTCGCAAGCTCGCCTGGCTTGACGAACGGATTCGGCGTCTCGTTCTTGATCTGCCGCCCACGCTTTTCCTGCATGCCATAGACCTCTGGATGCGGCCCGAGCAGCACGTCGATCTTCATCGCCTTGGCCTTCGCGAAGGTTGCGCGGTAGTCGTCGACGATACCGGGATAGGTGGGCTGGCCGACCAGCCGGTTCAGCGCCACGGTGCCGCTGCAGAAGAACAGCACCTCGCGGTCTTGGCCGCCGTCCTTCACCGTCATCTCCCAGCTCGTGCAGCCCGGCGAGTGGCCGGGCGTCGCATGCGCCGTCAGCGTGGCGTCGCCGAGCGTGACCTTGTCGCCCTCCTTCACGGCGCGGTCGACCTTCACGGGGGTAAAGGTGAGATCCTGATTCTTCTCGTCGCCCGGATAATAGCCGCCTTCGAGCAGCGGCTTGTCGCGCTCGCCGGCCACGAGCCGCGCGCCCGTCTCCTTCTTGATCTCGGCGAAGCCGCCGGTGTGGTCGAGATGGGCGTGCGTGTTGAGGATGTATTTGATGTCGGCAACCTTGAAGCCGAGTTTGGCAATGTTGTCTTTGATCATGCCGGTCGACTGAGACATCGCCGTGTCCATCAGGATCAGGCCTTGCGACGTCTTGATGACGTAGACCGCGATGCCGTCGGTGCCGACATAGTAGATGTTATCGATCAGATGGAACGGCTCGAACGGCGCGGTCCATTTCACCATGACTTGCGCCAGGAAATCCTTGAGGGTCTGCGCCTGCGCAACGGGCACGAAGAGTGTCAGCGCACACAGCGCGGTCATGAGCTTTCTCATGGATGGGTCCTCCCGATTGTTGTTGTCGTTGCGACCGCGCCTTCGCGCCGATCGACCAGCCGCACGCTAAATGTCAAGCGGTGAGGCAGCAACGGCCAGCGTTCGAAAAATTCCGCGTCATGCGCGGAATAAATCGTCACCCCGGCGGTCGAGCGCGCCACGTCCTTTGGACGTCAGGCGAGGGCGGCCTGGCGTTCCCGCATCGGCTCGCGGCTGCGATCGGCGCCACGCGGCTCGGCGAGCCGGGTGAAGCTGCGCTGGCCCGCATGCACGGGCGCCTCGACGATCACGCCTTCGCAGACGATCTGGCCGCCGAGCATCTTGAATTCGAGCTTGTCGTAGCGCGGCATCGTCTCGCCGTGCTCGGGCGGCAGCAGTCCGATGCGCCCCTGGATGTTCAGCGTGGCATCGCCCGTGCCGTGAAGCCGCGGATTCCACATCCTGATCCCGGTCTCGGCCCAGCGTTGCCGGATCAGCGCCGCGCGATCGGCGGGCTCCACGACCTTGGCACGAGCCTTCGGCGCGCTCGGGCTCTTCGGGGCGGGCGACACGGGCGCCGGCTCGATGTCCGCGGCGGCAACCGGCGCGCCGGCGATCGTCTCCTCAGCGACAACGGCCGCGACGGGCAAAGGATCGTTGGCGACGACCGGCTCGATCTCTACGGCAACGCTGGGAGCAGGCTCGCTGTCGATGCTGGTCGCGGCGACGACAGGCGCGGGGACCTCAGCGTCGACGACGATGACGGGCGTCTCATCGACGGAAACCGGTTCGAGCTCCACGGAAGCGACGGATGCGGGTTCGTCTTCAGTGACGAGCTCCGAGGGCTCACCCGAAAACGTCTCCGTCTCGACAGGCGCGATGAAGACCAGCTCGGCGACGACCGGCCCGACATCGGCCGGAAGTTCCGGAGATGCATCGCCGATGACAACGGGCTCAGGCGCCTCAACTGCTTCGACCGCAGGCGGATCGCTGCTGATGAGTCCGGGCGCGTCAACCGGCTCGCTCGCGACCTCGACCGAAGACGTCGAAACTTCCCCCTCGATGACAGGCTCGACTTCCGCCGGCGTCTCCCGGGATGAATCGTGGCCGACGTTGATATCGGTCAGCGCCGCGGACGGGCTCTCTTCGATGACGGAGACAATGGTGTTGTCCTCGGCGACCGGAGCAGCTGCTGCGATAAGGGCGGGCTCTTCTTCCGCGGCGATCTGCGGCACGTCGATGCTGACGCTGTGCGGCAGAGGCCGAAGCCGGTTGAACGCCCATTTCACCGCTGGAATGCGGCTCAGCAACGATATCAGTCTCGAAAGCACTGGGAGTTGTCCAAGAGGTACTCAGGCCGTTGACAATCGCTGATTCGCCAGCAATGTGAAAAACTGCCCGGCCGTCACACCCCTGTCAATCTAGGCGGGACCAATTGCAGAACATCTGCACAGTCCCGCGCGCCACAGGCGTTCATTCGAAATGCATTGATGCGAGCGGATCGTCGTCGCGGTCGGGCAGATGCGTCGGAGCAACCGCGTGCTCCGTCTTGCGGATGTGCGAATGGGCAGGCGCGTGCTTGCGGAGCAGTACCACGGTCAGCGCGTCGCATTCCGCTTGTTCGCTGCTCCATGCGCAGTCGAGGCCTGACGACTGTGCGGACCACGCCTGCGCCGGGCCGGCGATTGCCAGGGACAAGATGAGCCGCAAGGCGGTGACGATGATTGTCTTTGTCATGGGACGCTCCAATCCGTTCCATCAGCAGGATCAGGCGAGGCGGGGCGATATTCCGCGCCGCCACATGGCCGCGCGGCAGCTCACGTGGGATTTAACGGCCGTGAGGCAGGCGTGAGGGGGCGTGTCCGTTCGACAGCGAAGGAGCGAACAAGTGACCTGCAGGACATACCTGCAGGACATGACGTCGGGCTTTCCAGCGCCATCCTTCCGGCCTAATTTGAAACATCCGGGGAGTGAGGAACGCCATGAAGAAGCTTGCCGCCATCGCAGCGGTTCTGGTCTGGTCGACTTGTGCCTACGCGCAGGACCGCAGCATTACCGTAGCCTCGACGACATCGACGGAACAGTCGGGCCTGTTCGGCTATTTGCTGCCGTTGTTCTCGAAGGCCGAAGGCATCGAGGTGAAAGTCGTTGCCGTCGGCACCGGCCAGGCGCTGGACATCGGGCGGCGCGGCGATGCCGACGTGGTGTTCGTCCATGACAGGCCGGCCGAAGACAAGTTCATGTCCGAAGGGCAGGGCGTGAAGCGTTTTGACGTCATGTACAACGATTTCATCATCATCGGCCCGAAGAGTGACCCCGCGAAAATCGCCGACGACAAGGACGTCGCTGATGCCCTGCGCAAAATCGCGGCTGCAAAAGCGCCGTTCATCTCGCGCGGCGACAGGTCCGGTACCCATGCGGCCGAGCTGAGATTGTGGAAAGAGGCAGGCATCGACATCGCGACCGGCAAGGGCAGCTGGTATCGCGAGATCGGTCAGGGCATGGGGCCGGCGCTGAACATGGCGTCGTCGTCGAACGCCTACCTTCTGTCAGACCGCGGCACCTGGCTGTCATTCAAGAATC
This portion of the Bradyrhizobium diazoefficiens genome encodes:
- the hutU gene encoding urocanate hydratase, whose amino-acid sequence is MNRRLDNDRTIRAPRGSEISAKSWLTEAPLRMLMNNLDPDVAERPSELVVYGGIGRAARDWESFDRITAALRKLESDQTLLVQSGKPVGVFRTHADAPRVLIANSNIVPHWATLDHFNELDRLGLMMYGQMTAGSWIYIGSQGIVQGTYETFVELGRRHYGGSLAGKWILTAGLGGMGGAQPLAATMAGAAMLAVECQPSRIEMRLRTGYLDRQAATLDEALAIMADAAKTKKAVSVGLLGNAAEIFPELVRRGVKPDIVTDQTSAHDPINGYLPKGWTLADWEAKRASDPKAVERASKTSMVEHVQAMLDFHAQGIPTLDYGNNIRQMAQDMGLKNAFDFPGFVPAYIRPLFCRGVGPFRWAALSGDPEDIFKTDAKVKELMPDDKHLHNWLDMARERIKFQGLPARICWVGLGDRHRLGLAFNEMVARGELKAPIVIGRDHLDSGSVASPNRETEAMKDGSDAVSDWPLLNALLNCASGATWVSLHHGGGVGIGYSQHAGMVIVADGTPEAARRIERVLWNDPASGVMRHADAGYDIAIDCARDKGLDLPSLSK
- a CDS encoding extracellular solute-binding protein, coding for MKKLAAIAAVLVWSTCAYAQDRSITVASTTSTEQSGLFGYLLPLFSKAEGIEVKVVAVGTGQALDIGRRGDADVVFVHDRPAEDKFMSEGQGVKRFDVMYNDFIIIGPKSDPAKIADDKDVADALRKIAAAKAPFISRGDRSGTHAAELRLWKEAGIDIATGKGSWYREIGQGMGPALNMASSSNAYLLSDRGTWLSFKNRGELAILTDGDKRLFNQYGVMLVNPEKHPNVKAKDGQAFIDWLISPKGQDAIAGYKVGGEQLFFPNASH
- the blaBJP gene encoding BJP family subclass B3 metallo-beta-lactamase, which gives rise to MRKLMTALCALTLFVPVAQAQTLKDFLAQVMVKWTAPFEPFHLIDNIYYVGTDGIAVYVIKTSQGLILMDTAMSQSTGMIKDNIAKLGFKVADIKYILNTHAHLDHTGGFAEIKKETGARLVAGERDKPLLEGGYYPGDEKNQDLTFTPVKVDRAVKEGDKVTLGDATLTAHATPGHSPGCTSWEMTVKDGGQDREVLFFCSGTVALNRLVGQPTYPGIVDDYRATFAKAKAMKIDVLLGPHPEVYGMQEKRGRQIKNETPNPFVKPGELATYATGLSEEFDKQLAKQTTALQGAK